Within the Drosophila miranda strain MSH22 chromosome Y unlocalized genomic scaffold, D.miranda_PacBio2.1 Contig_Y2_pilon, whole genome shotgun sequence genome, the region GTACGGAACTTTCAGGAATTGGAGTCACCGATGGGTTATACCGGACAATATTACGAAATATTTTGAGTCACACCGGTAATTATTATTGAGACCGACGGCTGCAAGTTTTTGCAGTTTTCGCGAACGTACTAAACTTTTTGCTGTGTTGTTCACTAGTCAGGTCACTGCTCGGGCGCCAGTTAATTTTATCCTTATTCGAAGgacaaaataaaagattatTTTGATTCTGTTCACTTTAGCGAagtgcttttattgaatatcAGAATGTGACTGCTTAAATctagaattataattcttaaAGAAACCTATCGATGAACGCGGCAGAGGAACTTCGGCAGAGGCCGAATTGTTGGGGTCTTCAGAATTATTGTAGGCGGCGGCGTCGGTGGCGACAGCGCAGTTGCAGTTATTGACCGGCAATAGGaagtcaatgttgctggtcgaTGTTGGGGGTGAAGAACAGCGGAGTCATCAAAAATGCATTGTCGACATTATCGCAGTCGCGACGTCGAAGACTGGGTGGGGGCGATGGTTTCTCGTGAAGTGCTGACTTGAAGTGGAGCGCATAAGCACTTCCAGAAATACAATGTTTCGGTTCTTGTTTTAGGCAGGAAatggtttttactttttgtgtaAATTGTGACAGAATTCTTGCGCATTGTTATTACAATTGGGTAATAAACTATTGGGCAagaatttttatacttttttctgttttaattGGAAATAAGAGTATTGAACTCTTAGGGTGTTAACTTGTACATACATCGAGGAATATATcttatatacacacacacacaaacacgaaCGCATATATCAAGTGAGTTATTTAATGAAGAGTTTTAGCAAATTCCACTAATTTAACTAAACTTGTATGCAGTTgagtaaatatatatatatatatatgtgaaTCATTCAAAACACTTTCTAATGGCGCCAAGTGCACAACCCAATTGCATCCATGCTGGTCTGGTCAAGGGGTCATGTCATCCATCATACCACATTTTCCTTCTTTCCTAATCTCCCACCCAACGAAGAGAACTCACAACACCACCCCCCCTCATTCGCTCGGGCAGTCAGCTGTACCGGCACAGCTTTCACTCAAAGCTCTTCGCAAGATTAAAGTCTGCGCAGAGCGCCCAGAGACGTGGGCAACAATTTGACCAATACGACAGCGGCCCCCACTCAGAGCACCACAGCGCCACTGGGCAGCACAGCATAAGCATGGCCAAAGAAGCACGATTCCATATGCTCATTGCTTTTCGGCATTCAGTTTTGTTTGTGTACCCGCCGCGGCAGACGCAGTCCCTCAGTCAGAATTTTTCTCGATTTCCAGTTCTCGGCATAGGACCTGGACCCACAAAATACTCCAGAGTGCAGTCAAAATGTTTGATTGTGAATATATTCGGCAGTTTTGAAATACAAGTCACAAGTTTTCGGTGAGTGCTCTCTGTTCGCGACCAGGAAGTTGCGGCGCTCCCTCTTTCACTGAGCATTCATTTTAGATCCAGAGGAATGCCGCCTCGGTAAAACCCGCTGGTCCGGTTGGGCCACTGGTTCCTCTAGGCTCCTATGCTATGCTCACTGGTCACTGCGCCCCGGCCCGCTCCATCCCCCACACTCACAATGTGGCGACTATTAATAAATTCATGCAGCCAAAGACCAAACATTCGTACGTATGTACACGACTATCCCCATCCCCCCACCTACTACTTGTGGCTGAAATggcttttttgtttgttgctgGGGAGCTTTTTCGAGACTCTTATCAAAGGCTGAAATGCCGTTACGTTTACCGTGCGGGCGCACTACAAATTCATAACCGAAACAGAAAGGAAGCGTATATACCCTATCAAAGGGTACTCAGGCTTTAACCAGAAAAGACCAGTTCTACATACGTATATGTACTGAATCCCATGAACTGTCATGTCTATAAGATTTCCCTGTACGGTGTGTAAGGGTATTGTCAGCTTCGGTCCCTTAGAGCTATTCTTTTTTTGATTGTATGATTGTAGATGTTGAATTGATAAAGCTCTCAAGTGCCTGGAATTGCACTGCAACAGCTATTCAAATGAAAACAATTTCCGAAGAAAATCAACTAACGGTGTCTCGGTTGCTGTTGGAATTGACACCCCACCCTTGCCTCCCCTCCCACTCAGATATGTGCATAAAGTGTGCATTTGCACATTTTCCATCAATTGGCTCGAGTAttcttatgtacatatgtacctcCCCCTTGATTTGCTTTTGTGCATTCATTCCCAGATTTAGTTGCCCAGAATGAGCCAGTCGCAGCGGAATCTCGATCGCAAGATCGTTGTAATTGGAGCCGGAGCATCGGGGATTGCGTGTGCCACCAAGCTGCTGGAGTACGGTTTCCAGAACGTGCTCGTTGTGGAGGCCGAGGAGCGTGTGGGAGTACGCATACACACCATCCCCTTTGGGGACAATGTGATCGATCTGGGCGCCCAGTGGTGTGAAGGTGAGAGGGATAACATTGTGTACGAGTTGACCAGGAGACAGGCGGAGGAACTGCTGGAGTCCACCGGACCTGTCTACGAGAATTATCAGCGTGTGCGCTCCAATCGGGAGGTCGTACCAGAGAACGTGGCCAGCCGGCTCAAGGCGATCGTGGGGGATTCACTGGTCTCGCGGCAGCTGGAGCTGCGCCACTGCAGCGGATCCCTCGGCAGCTACCTGACCAACAAGTTCTATGAGACCCTGCGCCGGCCGGAGAACGCCGACATCGATGCGGTGGTGGCCAGAGAGTTCTTTGACAACTGTCAGAAGTTCGAGAACTCCGTGGAGGCCTCCGACACGCTGGACCAGGTGTCAGGACGTGGATATCTGGACTACTGGCAGTGTGAGGGCGACATCCTCCTCAACTGGTACGATAAGGGCTACGTGGAGCTGCTGAAACTACTGATGCGCGCCCGCGAGCTCAAGTCCGAGTTGGTGGTCCTGGAACAGCGCCAGCTCCTGGGTACCCGCGCATTTAAGATCAACTGGAACCGCAACGATGGACGCGTGAAGTTGGAGCTGAGCAACGGAGAGAACTGCATCGCCGATCATGTGGTGGTAACCGTCTCCCTGGGCGTGCTCAAGGAGCAGCACTGGCGTCTGTTCGAGCCAAAGCTCCCAGTGGAAAAGCAGCGGGCTATCGAAGGACTGGCCTTTGGCACCGTCAACAAGATCTTTGTGGAATTTCCGGTGGCCTTTTGGCCTGACGACTGGACAGGCTTCACGCTGCTCTGGCGGGACGAGGACTTGGACGACATTCGGGGAACTTCACGGGCATGGCTGGAGGACGTCTTTGGCTTCTATCGAGTGAGCTATCAGCCCCGCATCCTGGCCGGCTGGATAACCAATGTCAACGGCAGGCACATGGAGACCTTGCCTGAGGATGAGATTCTGGCTGGTTGCATGTATCTCTTCCGCCGCTTCCTGCACTGGAACATCCCCGAGCCAAGCAGCTTCCGCACCTCTGCCTGGCACACAAACGAGAAATTCCGTGGCTCGTACTCCTACCGTTCCATGGAAACAGAGAACCTGGGCACAGGAGCCCGCGAGCTCGCCCACCCACTCACTGTGGTGTCCACCACTCCGGAGCGGGAGCGCGAGCCGTCGGAGGAGCTGCAACAGAGTCGTTGCGACAAGCCCATTGTCCAGATGGCGGGAGAGGCTTCCAGCGAGCACTACTACTCCACGGTGCATGGTGCGGTCGAGGCCGGGTGGCGTGAGGCCAAGCGGTTGGCAGACTTTTACGGACAGAGTTCTTCTTGGTCCGGGACCAAGTCGCAGCTCTAGCTATACAGAGAGAggtagagagaaagagagatggcGAACTGCGATACCTGACAATGATTTCAGTGCAATGAAAGATGGGAGTTAGTCTTTGTCTTCGTATTACAATCTGCAATTAGCAATCAAT harbors:
- the LOC117193096 gene encoding spermine oxidase-like; protein product: MSQSQRNLDRKIVVIGAGASGIACATKLLEYGFQNVLVVEAEERVGVRIHTIPFGDNVIDLGAQWCEGERDNIVYELTRRQAEELLESTGPVYENYQRVRSNREVVPENVASRLKAIVGDSLVSRQLELRHCSGSLGSYLTNKFYETLRRPENADIDAVVAREFFDNCQKFENSVEASDTLDQVSGRGYLDYWQCEGDILLNWYDKGYVELLKLLMRARELKSELVVLEQRQLLGTRAFKINWNRNDGRVKLELSNGENCIADHVVVTVSLGVLKEQHWRLFEPKLPVEKQRAIEGLAFGTVNKIFVEFPVAFWPDDWTGFTLLWRDEDLDDIRGTSRAWLEDVFGFYRVSYQPRILAGWITNVNGRHMETLPEDEILAGCMYLFRRFLHWNIPEPSSFRTSAWHTNEKFRGSYSYRSMETENLGTGARELAHPLTVVSTTPEREREPSEELQQSRCDKPIVQMAGEASSEHYYSTVHGAVEAGWREAKRLADFYGQSSSWSGTKSQL